In Eupeodes corollae chromosome 3, idEupCoro1.1, whole genome shotgun sequence, a single genomic region encodes these proteins:
- the LOC129949613 gene encoding transmembrane 9 superfamily member 2 produces MTRKWNTISSLSILLMMVLLQQQIDLSYQFYLPGLAPVNYCRKSESTGPCKSEVTLYVNRLNTEESVIPYEYHHFDFCTIDEGNSPVENLGQVVFGERIRPGPYKIEFLKNVECEKVCTKVYTGGDPDSDRRMMVLKKGMSLNYQHHWIVDNMPVTWCYPLENDKQYCSTGFPMGCLVRHLVDGDESCPINPSYNKPGFYYPFNHVDLTITYHSGATEEWGVGFGDNGGRIISVKVIPRSINHKNPEKPDCGSPEAIEIPANTLPRNTKLQITYTYSVKFIMNNTVKWSSRWDYILESMPHTNIQWFSILNSLVIVLFLSGMVAMIMLRTLHKDIARYNQMESGEDAQEEFGWKLVHGDVFRPPRKGMLLSVFLGSGVQVTCMTLITLAFACLGFLSPANRGALMTCAMVLYVSLGTPAGYVSARIYKSFGGIKWKSNVMLTSIVCPGVVFCLFFVMNLVLWGEGSSGAVPFSTLVALLALWFGVSVPLTFVGAYFGFRKRALEHPVRTNQIPRQIPDQSVYTQPIPGIIMGGVLPFGCIFIQLFFILNSIWSNQMYYMFGFLFLVFLILVITCSETTILLCYFHLCAEDYHWWWRSFLTSGFTAAYLFIYCCHYFATKLSIKDGASTFLYFGYTAIMVFLFFLLTGTIGFFACFWFIRKIYSVVKVD; encoded by the exons TCTGAAGTAACTCTCTACGTCAACCGCTTGAATACAGAAGAATCAGTTATTCCCTATGAATATCATCACTTCGATTTCTGTACAATCGACGAAGGTAACTCACCGGTGGAAAATCTTGGACAAGTTGTATTCGGAGAGAGAATACGTCCTGGTCcgtataaaattgaattcctaAAGAATGTCGAATGTGAAAAG GTATGTACAAAAGTATATACAGGTGGTGATCCGGACAGTGATCGACGCATGATGGTTCTGAAGAAGGGCATGAGCCTCAACTATCAACATCATTGGATAGTTGACAATATGCCAGTTACTTGGTGCTATCCTCTGGAAAATGACAAACAATACTGCAGTACTGGTTTCCCAATGGGTTGTCTTGTGAGGCATTTGGTTGATGGCGATGAAAGTTGTCCCATCAATCCCAGCTACAATAAACCCGGATTCTATTATCCATTTAACCATGTTGACTTGACAATAACCTATCACAGTGGTGCCACCGAGGAATGGGGTGTTGGTTTCGGTGATAATGGTGGGCGGATAATTTCGGTTAAGGTTATTCCACGTTCCATAAATCACAAGAATCCCGAAAAACCCGATTGTGGCTCTCCCGAAGCAATTGAAATTCCAGCAAATACCTTGCCTCGCAACACTAAACTCCAGATCACCTACACTTACTCGGTTAAGTTCATCATGAACAACACCGTGAAATGGTCGTCGCGTTGGGATTACATCCTCGAATCAATGCCCCACACGAACATCCAATGGTTCAGCATACTGAATTCCCTGGTTATCGTTTTGTTCCTCTCGGGTATGGTTGCCATGATTATGCTTCGTACCCTGCACAAGGATATTGCCCGTTACAATCAAATGGAAAGTGGTGAAGATGCTCAGGAGGAGTTCGGATGGAAGTTGGTGCATGGTGATGTTTTCCGTCCCCCACGAAAGGGAATGCTGTTGTCGGTGTTCTTGGGATCTGGTGTGCAGGTTACTTGCATGACATTGATTACTTTGGCATTTGCTTGCTTGGGATTCCTTTCGCCTGCGAATCGAGGTGCTCTGATGACTTGCGCCATGGTCTTGTATGTTTCTCTGGGAACGCCAGCTGGCTATGTGTCGGCGAGGATCTATAAAAGCTTTGGTGGTATTAAGTGGAAGAGCAACGTTATGCTTACATCAATAGTTTGTCCTGG TGTCGTTTTCTGCTTGTTCTTTGTGATGAATCTGGTTCTGTGGGGAGAGGGTAGCTCAGGAGCTGTACCATTCAGCACTTTGGTGGCATTGCTGGCGTTATGGTTTGGTGTCTCTGTTCCTCTTACTTTTGTTGGAGCATACTTTGGATTTAGGAAACGC GCATTGGAACATCCCGTACGAACGAATCAAATTCCTCGACAAATTCCCGATCAATCGGTATACACACAACCAATCCCTGGAATAATTATGGGCGGAGTGCTGCCCTTCGGTTGTATTTTCATTCAACTCTTCTTCATTCTCAACTCCATCTGGTCCAATCAAATGTACTACATGTTTGGATTCCTCTTTCTTGTATTCCTCATCCTCGTGATAACCTGCTCTGAGACCACAATCCTCCTTTGCTATTTCCATCTTTGTGCGGAGGACTATCATTGGTGGTGGCGTTCCTTCCTCACATCAGGATTCACCGCTGCCTATCTCTTCATCTATTGCTGTCATTACTTTGCCACAAAACTCTCCATCAAGGATGGAGCTTCGACATTTTTATACTTCGGATACACCGCCATCATGGTGTTCCTTTTCTTCCTGCTCACAGGAACTATTGGATTCTTTGCATGTTTCTGGTTCATCCGTAAGATCTACAGTGTGGTCAAGGTTGATTAA